One Sphingomonas limnosediminicola DNA segment encodes these proteins:
- a CDS encoding DUF302 domain-containing protein — MRRKLKKVDLQFLALLLLAGPASIVSPILAPAHSAVPVASAPGEGVIKLRSDYGFDETIVRLKGDIAAKGIRFFDEIDHTKLGARANLTINRSTLLLFGNPPLGVQFLQSNPIAGLDWPVRMLVTQDDDGTVWVSWTDFSFVAGRYHLRDRDAQIKMATEVAASIASAARKQP; from the coding sequence ATGCGCCGAAAACTGAAGAAAGTGGACCTCCAGTTCCTCGCCCTGCTGCTGCTTGCAGGCCCCGCGTCGATCGTCTCGCCGATCCTGGCGCCGGCTCATTCCGCAGTTCCCGTGGCATCAGCGCCTGGCGAAGGTGTGATCAAGCTGCGCAGCGACTACGGCTTCGATGAGACCATCGTGCGCCTGAAAGGCGACATCGCGGCGAAGGGCATTCGCTTCTTCGACGAAATCGACCACACCAAACTCGGCGCACGCGCAAACCTAACGATTAATCGTTCGACGTTGCTGTTGTTCGGCAATCCGCCGTTGGGCGTCCAGTTCCTCCAGTCGAATCCCATTGCCGGTCTCGATTGGCCAGTGCGCATGCTCGTCACGCAGGACGACGACGGAACCGTTTGGGTAAGTTGGACCGACTTCTCATTCGTCGCCGGCCGCTACCATCTCCGCGATCGCGATGCACAGATCAAGATGGCGACCGAAGTCGCCGCCTCGATCGCCTCAGCCGCAAGGAAACAGCCATGA
- a CDS encoding DNA gyrase inhibitor YacG, producing MPKSSKRTDTCPLCRSPQSPEYAPFCSRGCKDRDLLKWLGGGYSIPGPPAEERDLMPRVDSEDGDG from the coding sequence ATGCCGAAAAGCTCTAAACGAACGGACACCTGCCCGCTCTGCCGCTCGCCTCAGTCCCCTGAGTACGCGCCCTTTTGCAGCCGCGGCTGTAAGGACCGCGACCTGCTCAAGTGGCTTGGCGGCGGATATAGCATCCCCGGCCCGCCGGCGGAGGAGCGAGACCTCATGCCGAGGGTGGACAGCGAGGATGGCGACGGTTAG
- a CDS encoding ribonuclease codes for MPEWLIERGIGEIRSVLVQDGEIVEARIELDGSPRAGSVLAGRLASVGTGGRNAVARDAENREYLLPRGAGGATEGSALNIEVTREAIPGAEPWKRPLARITDEQPRPAIAPAGNQLPFPSPRDELAALGWNDLLEEARSGIVRFAGGELRISPTPAMTLIDVDGLMPPDELAERGASAAAEATRRLDIGGSIGIDLPTAGSKAARQSAGARIDDALPQPFERTVVNGFGFVQIVRPRHRASLVELAQDRANFEARALLRHAAMDAPGAKRLVAHPALIAALEACSGWLDELSRQIGGAVELRADPSLPIAGGYAEKL; via the coding sequence TTGCCTGAATGGCTGATCGAGCGCGGGATCGGCGAGATCCGATCGGTGCTTGTACAGGATGGCGAGATCGTCGAGGCGCGGATCGAGCTGGATGGATCGCCGCGAGCCGGAAGCGTTCTGGCCGGACGGTTGGCAAGCGTCGGAACCGGCGGCCGGAATGCCGTCGCGCGTGATGCAGAAAATCGCGAATATCTCCTACCCCGCGGCGCTGGCGGCGCGACGGAGGGCTCTGCCTTGAACATCGAGGTGACACGTGAGGCCATTCCCGGCGCCGAGCCATGGAAGCGACCGCTGGCACGCATCACCGACGAGCAGCCCCGGCCCGCAATTGCGCCAGCGGGCAACCAACTACCTTTCCCTTCGCCCCGCGATGAGCTGGCGGCGCTTGGCTGGAATGACCTGCTGGAAGAAGCGCGAAGTGGGATCGTTCGCTTTGCAGGCGGCGAGCTTCGCATCTCGCCGACGCCCGCGATGACCCTGATCGACGTCGATGGCCTTATGCCGCCTGACGAGCTCGCCGAGCGCGGCGCCTCCGCAGCCGCCGAGGCGACCCGCCGGCTCGACATCGGCGGATCGATCGGGATCGATTTGCCGACAGCTGGGAGCAAAGCGGCGCGTCAATCCGCTGGAGCAAGGATCGATGACGCGCTCCCGCAGCCGTTCGAACGAACGGTGGTGAACGGCTTCGGCTTCGTCCAGATCGTCCGCCCGCGCCATCGCGCGTCGCTCGTCGAGCTGGCGCAGGACCGCGCGAATTTTGAAGCGCGCGCCTTGCTCAGACATGCAGCGATGGACGCGCCGGGCGCCAAGCGCCTGGTCGCTCACCCGGCACTGATTGCCGCGCTGGAGGCATGTTCGGGTTGGCTGGACGAGCTGTCGCGCCAAATTGGTGGCGCGGTCGAGTTGCGTGCCGACCCATCCCTCCCCATTGCAGGCGGATATGCCGAAAAGCTCTAA
- a CDS encoding Maf family protein, which produces MRLILASASPRRIDLLARIGVTPDAVMPAEIDESVPKGELPRVHASRLAREKAAAIAAREPDAFVLAADTVVAVGRRILPKVEDEETLRECMRLLSGRRHRVMTGVALAIPGGQIRQRLVVTMIGMKGLSKQEIDFYAAHGEWQGKAGGYALQGYGEVYVRHIAGSYSNVVGLPVAETRMLLKSAGYPLA; this is translated from the coding sequence ATGCGGCTGATCCTCGCCTCGGCGAGCCCGCGCCGTATCGACCTTCTTGCTCGCATCGGCGTCACCCCTGACGCCGTGATGCCCGCCGAAATCGACGAAAGCGTGCCCAAGGGCGAGCTTCCGCGTGTGCATGCATCGCGGCTGGCGCGCGAAAAGGCGGCGGCGATTGCGGCGCGTGAACCTGACGCGTTTGTTCTGGCAGCCGACACCGTGGTCGCCGTCGGCCGCCGGATTCTCCCCAAAGTCGAGGATGAAGAGACGCTGCGTGAGTGTATGCGACTACTCTCCGGACGCCGCCACCGCGTGATGACCGGCGTCGCACTCGCAATTCCCGGCGGCCAAATCCGCCAGCGGCTGGTCGTGACGATGATTGGGATGAAGGGTCTCTCAAAACAGGAGATCGACTTCTACGCAGCGCATGGCGAATGGCAGGGCAAGGCCGGCGGCTATGCGCTGCAGGGCTATGGCGAAGTCTATGTCCGCCACATCGCCGGCAGCTATTCGAACGTCGTCGGCTTGCCCGTCGCCGAGACGCGCATGCTGCTGAAAAGCGCGGGATATCCGCTTGCCTGA